Genomic DNA from Gossypium hirsutum isolate 1008001.06 chromosome A01, Gossypium_hirsutum_v2.1, whole genome shotgun sequence:
tttcttaaactatTTTTCCAACAGAGTGATGATGATGAGATCTCCCTTCATGAGGATGACATCCTTATCTCTAAGGATATGCCTATCTTGAGATTTGTTTTTCTAAGAGAGTGTATGACTCATTGGGCGTGCCATTGGCTGCAGAGCCTTTTCTAATTGAATCAAGAGTCTTTAGAGTTTTATTTTGGCGAGTttcaacttcttcttttttatctTGGTAATGACTATTCCCTAGCAAAACTTTCTagacaaagaaattaaaataggATGTTGTTTGGAGGATGAAAGATGGTTTATGGCCATTATTTGGTAGTTCAACCTTGGAGACGTGATTTTTTTATAAAGGAACTACAACATTTGAAGATTATTGCTTGGATTTGTTTATCAAGTTTGCCATACTGATATTACATTAAAAGCTTAATGAAGGCTATCACGGAAGTGTTTGGGAAAGTTGTGAACATTGAATACAATACTACAATAAGTAAAGAGGGCGCTTTGAGAGGGTTGCTGCCACCCCTATAGAGTACTCTAATAGGAGTCATGTTTTCCTATTTGAATATTATTATCTAATTAATACTTGTTCGATTGaaactctttttattatttctataaaTAGAGATTGAGAGCTAGGTCATAACACGTCTCTCATAGTTGATATTCTTtcaaaatatagaaatattattatttttcaaataattctATCTTTTGACAAGAATTAGTCTTTCGATTTCTAGCTATTAAGTTTCACACTAAAATTTTTCATCGATTTGCATATAGAGTCCACACTCTGGCAAATCAAGATCAAGGATAGCACAGAAGATTGTGTGGTTGAAAGTTGAGAACAATTTAGTCTGCTTTGTATAAAACACATGTACAATCCAAGTAAATAACTTTATTGCTATAACATCACATTTGGtcaattttgaaagaaaatttttaaaatttcgctGTGCTCTATTATGTtattttcaaaccaaattttCCAACATTCCATTTACTATAGAAGTTCCGAGGGAGTTCATTAAAGGAATGtttccaataaaaaaatattgttctTGCATATCCTTATTGGTTTTCCAAATTAATCTTGAGGATTCATATAATTTAGAAGAATATGTGACTGATTCATACACAACATTCCTTTTTTTTATCAACGATCCCACCAATTGATATGTTTCCACAAagaattgaaattcaatttcttgCTTTATatcttcaatttttgaaaacttatAAAGTTTTTCTATTAAGCCCCGATCCATGAACCCACAAAATCTTTCAAATTGTATCTGATTCAACCCAGGTATTGTAGACATTTCCCCATTTTCATCCCTCTGAGCATTTTGAATTTCCTATTTCTCAAAAAAATCCCATTCTTTTTTCATTCTTCATCGAATCCTACGAATCGATCTAATAATGATGGAATTAAATTTCTATTCTGTTTACTGAATCACATGAAATTTTATCTACGAGGCTTTAAGAAGAAATCGATATGGGGCCTTTAAAATAAATAGGGATGGGCCATATAAAGTAGGCTTAGGGGTGCATACAGTCATTAAACAACATCCTACCCGACCTGAGCCCAATCATCAAGTTGTAGCGGTTGTCGAGGGGAATAAGAATAAGGTGTTGAATCAACTTGAGCAGGTTGCAAGGAAAACTATggcttatcaaaataaaaataagaacatTAGCATGAAAGAGAGAGCCAAGAACGGGTTAAAAGAAAACAAGCAGAGCACATTAGCCCATCTAAGCCTCTACTTGCTGAATAGGTGTAATCTATTACCCAACAGCTCGATGAATAAAACCGaatgaataaaaaattagataataAAGTGAGAAAATAACATAGATTAAATCTTGAATTAAACCGTTAATTTATATCCAAATAAAGAATTAATTTACCTTACTCTTTTCTCCCCAAagttttgagtaaaatttaagtaaaaaaagaagaagaaatcagAGAAAAGACAAGCTTCTCAACACCGTCCCACCGTAGAAGTCAAATAGCTGAATCTTACATATAGGTGGTACACCTAATAATTATTTCCATTTCCCAATAATTCTTCACCTGTAATCTCTTATTGGACCGTGCATTTCACTTCCCTTCTTGCGCGTCCATCTAGCTTCTAGAAACGCATTGGGTTGTGGGATATTTTTTTCTTACACAAAAGatggaaataataatatgaataaagCGTAACGACTAACGAcactaatataaataaataactgCACCCGCTCTTAATTTCTTAGTGTACAATCGGAGCTCCGGATTCATTAACGGAGCCCCAGCTCAATTATTTCATTTTCCCTCTCTTTTAGATCTCTGtcccattttttttttttactttttcccaGATCGCATAGAAAACAAAAATATCACAAAAAGAAAGGgaaataatataatctttttcGAAAATGTCGACACCCTGGGGTGGCATCGGCGCGTGGGCCGCCGAGGCCGAGCGAGAAGAAGCGGAGGAACGAGCAGCTGCCGAAGCCGCAGCCACTGCGGCAGCTGTTGCTCCCACGGCTGAATCTCAGAGTTTCCCTAGCCTAAAAGAAGCCGTTAGCGCGAAAcccaagaagaagaaaatgactCTCTCGGAGTTTAACATGGGGACTTACTCGTCATCCGGCGGGGGTGGACTTGGCAGTGCTAGGGTAACGGAAAACAATAAGCTGACACCCGAAGAGATGATGCTCCTCCCTATCCGACCCAAAGAACGTTCCACCGAGGAATTGCAGTTTGGCCGTCTCGGAGGTGGGTTTTCGTCCTACGGGAGGTCGGGTCCACCTGCGGATCGGGTTATGCGTGACCGTGAAGACAGCGATGGATCGTGGGGCTCCGGAAGGAGGCAGCAGGGGGGGTTTAATGAAGAACGGCGGGGTCCGCCTTCTAGGGTTTCTGATTACGATCAACCGTCGCGTGCCGATGAGGTGGACAATTGGGCAAATGCAAAAAAAGCAAGTCCTTCACTGGATTTGGGCAGGCAAAATCGATACGGTGGGCTTGGAACTGGAGGAGGTGGTGGATTCTCTAAGGCCGATGAGTCTGATAATTGGACGGCTCTAAAACGGTCAATTCCATCTCGATCTTCGACGTTTGGTTCAGGTTTCCTTGACTCGGGACCAGAGCCTGATAGATGGTCCCGAGGTGGGGGTGGAGGTGGAATTAGAGAGGAAAGGCCTAGATTAGTTTTGGATCCACCGCGAGGGGATGTGAATGAGCTTGTGGTTAAGACAAATAAGTCGAATCCTTTTGGGGCAGCGAGGCCCAGGGAAGAGGTGCTAGCGGAGAAAGGATTGGATTGGAAGAAGCTGGACTCTGAAATTGAAGCAAAGAAGGAAACTAGTAGGCCTACCAGCGCCCACTCCAGCAGGCCATCGAGTGCACAATCGAGCAGGTCCGAAGGTCCCCTGCAGCAAGCGATTGAAAATGTCGTTAAGCCGAGGCCTAAGGTCAATCCGTTTGGTGATGCTAAGCCTAGAGAAGTTTTGCTGGAAGGCCGAGGTCAGGACCGGCGGAAGATTGATCTTGAATTAGACCGTCGCAGGATAGACAGGTTCCATTTCATTTCTTTAAGTATTTTGTTCATAATTTATTGCAAAATGCCCATAGTTGGACTTTTTCTGTATTGATATTGATATGTTTTCTCTAATGTTGTTGTTAATGATGGTTTCAAATTGCTTAGCGTATTTGCTTCAATAAATTGCCTTGGCAGTTAGCACATTGCCGTCATTACTGATTGTTTTATACTCAATAATCAGTGGGTATATTATGTCGTCAGTAAGCAGTCCTTTATTGCTAACACATTTAAGTTGACGTACGACAGTTCAAATATCatattatgaattgtatttgattgTTTTGGTGGTTGCTCTATTTTTTCTTGAACCTCTGAATAATTGCGTTCATGTTAAGATTGTTTTCTTGAACTAAATGTGGCATGTGAATTTTTCCAATATCATAGCATTCCTCTCTGATTGCTTCCTTCCAGTAGTTTGTGCAATGCATGTATTCAGATGTTTTAGGGTCTgtgtgattttttttcctttgtttctGGGGCGGGGGGAGATGAGTTCTATCTTTATCATACAGAACATAACTGATCTGTTCAGTATGTCAGAAAGCTGGTTTAGTGGCAAACAACAGAATTAaccaaacattttttattttttgattgacTGGATCATTTTTTTGAAGTTCATAGAGTAGCTGAGTACCTGATGTTGGAGCATAGGGCTCCATCTTAGAGACTAAATTTCAATTATGAGTTCTGAACAGATGTTTGGCTTCTAGATCAAGCTTTTAGCGTTTTCATGCATTAAATTCAGATGTATTGTTGTATACTAAAAATTGTTCATTGATGAATACACAACTAGCCAAATTGTGACTTAAATTATTTTCTTGGTTATGTTACCATAAGCGTTGGGGCTTGTTGAAAAAGAagcttttacttttttttccttttttggggGTTAGGGGAGTGAAATATGTTTTTCTTTCCGTTTTTTGGCCCAGGGGGTTcctctttctattttcttttttcttgaccGCTAAGCTTTAGTTCTATGCATATTCCTAAATTTACATCCATGTACTAAATTGAAGTGCTAAAATTCACTGTTGCTGTTGGTTTGTTATCATTGCCACTTGTTGCCTTCTGGTGCAGGAAGTCAACAAAGTTTTACTATCCTTAGTACTCTTCAGAAATTGTTTATGTACTGAAATACTGAAATTGCTCTGAGATTAATGTGGAGCACAATGCACTGGTAGTTCACATAGCAGAGAGTTATTACCTTTAAATTTGTTCTTTTTTGGTCCAAGTTCATATGGCATGATGATATTACTACACTTTCTAACATCAAAGCTTTTTTGCTCAAATGCTGGTAGGCTTCTACTCTTCTTTATGATTCTTGAATTGCATTGTTTTAGttcaaattcttttctttttttgtccaTAATGCTTTTATatgctttttttaaaaacattatgtGATATTTCAAGTGTTTTACTCGGTTTTATTTCCTCTTTGAGTCACCTTAATTATGTTTCATCTTTCATCCTTCTTCCAGTTTATTAATGCAATTGGTTGTAAGCTGCTGCTTCTTTATCAATTTCCCTTGTGATTTTCCATTTTTCTGTGGTAACAGAATGCTTTGTTGTATCGATGTGATTGATTGTGATTTCCTGTCCAAGGCTGTCATTTAGATGGTTTCAGATGCCTCATTTCATATATGGGCTTGCTTGTCATTGTGGGTcaattccattttgttcctctcTTGTTTGCAAGCAACTGTTGAATATATTGCCCACACCATTATGTACATTTCTAATGAGTAAAATGTTTCAGGCCAGAAACAGAGGAGGAAAAGATATTGAAAGAAGAAATAGATAACTTAAAGGAGCTTGAGAAAGATTTGACCCCAACTTCGGAATCTGGGGACCAACACTCTTTACATGAAAAGCTTCTTCACAAGGAAAGGGAATTAGAGATGCTGATACTAGATTTGGAAAACAAAGCTAGATTTGGGCAGAAAGTTGTTGAAAGGCCTGGTTCTGGAGCTGGCAGGACTGGCAGCTTCACGGATAGACCTCCTCCTCAATCTGGATCCATTGATGGCTCTAGAAGTGTGGAGTTCATGGATAGGCCCAGATCTGGTGGTACTGCTGATGCATGGACAAGGCCAGGTGATGACCGAAGAGGATTTCAAGGTGGCAGGGATAGAGGATTTGTAGGAAACAGAGATATGGGCAGGTAAGGGTACAAATCTTAGCTGTTTAATCTCTCCTGCCTTTCCTGCTCTTTCTTTATCCAGTCTTCATGGAAAACTTGGCCTCCTTATCTGagttttcttgtttttgtttctttctttttttcctgcCCTTcctgttatatatatacataaacacagaAACACATATATGCAGGAGAACTTAAGTTTAAGTGTGGTATTCCAAGGTCCTTTTTCATGCAAAtgtgaagctttttttttttctcttttgatgaATTAGAAACCTAGCAAATTCATTTCATAAGGTTTTAAAGACGCATTTTTCTTTTGTCCCTGTCTAGAAACTGATGCATCTTAATGAAATGAAGTATTTATAGTTCTTTCAATCAGTCCTGCGTCATGATTTTGTATGTTATCTTTTGAGTATTC
This window encodes:
- the LOC107917789 gene encoding eukaryotic translation initiation factor 4B2, which codes for MSTPWGGIGAWAAEAEREEAEERAAAEAAATAAAVAPTAESQSFPSLKEAVSAKPKKKKMTLSEFNMGTYSSSGGGGLGSARVTENNKLTPEEMMLLPIRPKERSTEELQFGRLGGGFSSYGRSGPPADRVMRDREDSDGSWGSGRRQQGGFNEERRGPPSRVSDYDQPSRADEVDNWANAKKASPSLDLGRQNRYGGLGTGGGGGFSKADESDNWTALKRSIPSRSSTFGSGFLDSGPEPDRWSRGGGGGGIREERPRLVLDPPRGDVNELVVKTNKSNPFGAARPREEVLAEKGLDWKKLDSEIEAKKETSRPTSAHSSRPSSAQSSRSEGPLQQAIENVVKPRPKVNPFGDAKPREVLLEGRGQDRRKIDLELDRRRIDRPETEEEKILKEEIDNLKELEKDLTPTSESGDQHSLHEKLLHKERELEMLILDLENKARFGQKVVERPGSGAGRTGSFTDRPPPQSGSIDGSRSVEFMDRPRSGGTADAWTRPGDDRRGFQGGRDRGFVGNRDMGRPRSRERW